A section of the Ranitomeya imitator isolate aRanImi1 chromosome 7, aRanImi1.pri, whole genome shotgun sequence genome encodes:
- the LOC138645575 gene encoding uncharacterized protein: MLTSDESSVVAAALVFEAARLQEERRPKRKRRMWTRSWLQKRSTLSHMGLIRELRDNNPHDFRNYLRMSEESFKIILSAVTPLIQRCDTPMRAAVPVEERLAVTLRFLATGRSLQDLQFSAAVSRPFLSVVIPETCEAIVQSLRHYMEFPKTADDWKRIASDFDELWQFPNCGGALDGKHVRITQPANSGSFFFNYKGYFSVILMALVNANYEFVDVDVGMNGRVSDGGVFEHTSFGESLRNNELLLPLNEDTKANLNFVFIADEAFPLHPHLLKPFAQRTLTPERRIFNYRLSRARRVVENAFGIMANRFRVFHTAINLKLPTIDFVVLACCVLHNFLRRHDTSSYSPPSFIDAVDARTGDIVPGEWRTQPENFTALQALGSGRQADDARDCREKYCQYFNGSGAVPWQDRAV, translated from the exons atgctcacttccgatgagagttctgttgttgctgctgccctggtgtttgaggcagcacgtctccaagaggagagacgtcctaaacgaaaacgtcgcatgtggacccggagctggctgcagaaaagatccacattgtcacacatgggtctcataagagagttacgtgacaataaccctcatgatttccgaaactaccttcggatgtccgaggaatccttcaagataatactgtctgctgttacgccactcatacaaaggtgtgatacgccgatgcgtgcagccgtgcccgtggaggaaaggttggcggtgacactgcgcttcctggcaacaggaaggtctcttcaggatttgcagttttccgcagctgtttccagacctttcctgagcgttgtgattccggagacatgcgaggccattgtgcagagcttaaggcattatatggag tttcccaagacggcggatgactggaagaggattgcttccgattttgatgagctgtggcagtttccaaactgcggtggtgcattagatggaaagcatgtgcgcatcacgcaaccagccaactctggatccttctttttcaactacaaaggatatttcagtgtgatcctcatggcccttgtcaatgcgaactatgagtttgtcgatgtagatgttggcatgaatggtcgagtctccgacggtggtgtttttgaacacacttcatttggggaaagcttgaggaacaatgaactgctgttgccactaaatgaagacacaaaagcaaacctaaattttgtcttcatcgctgatgaagctttccctcttcatccacatttgctgaagccatttgcacagagaacactcacaccggagcgcagaatctttaattaccggttgtcgagggcccgtcgtgtggttgaaaatgcctttgggattatggcaaatcggtttagagtgttccacacagctatcaacttgaagctgccgactatagactttgtggttttggcatgctgtgtgctccataatttcctgagacgtcatgatacgagctcctattctcctccttcgtttattgatgcagtggacgcacgaaccggagatattgtgcccggggaatggcgtacacaacctgaaaattttacagctcttcaagctcttggatctggcagacaggcagacgatgcaagggactgtcgcgaaaaatactgtcagtactttaatggttctggagctgtaccctggcaggatcgcgccgtataa
- the LOC138645574 gene encoding uncharacterized protein isoform X1, whose product MQRCHPQVPWTPQLEIQCPPPKITPKDPRSPLVRVTVPEQDLGLLIQYYSLHWIPKVPQSSSDNQRRGSSFPVYSHALRPFNSTEDLHQDNARGSRLDNQYRQIQTHSAILPGVLGVPSRLRISKVSPASATRERRQNPFRQHHHSGVSKQARRHAIRDSDVFCYRNPESSRKSPNIPYCTAHKRGKQPAGRLLKSTHLETRRVVPKPADFSRYSIPMGSTSSRSLRHKEKQKSPEICLPISSGSSGHSGRSPSPLAVQSSICFSADHTATPSHSQNQNRRSEGDTNSSILAQETMVLVAANHVGLRSLGPPLNTQSSLPRSVFPPSSGQSTSYGLEFERQMLKSRGFSEGLINTLLQSRKPSTTKIYTQIWKKFLQFHTSSNTSEIPIQSILEFLQKERELGLTANTLKVHVSALGALYGHNIAGNRWVSRFITACERINPVNIPRVPPWDLNLVLQALTDSPFEPIDSIPIKILSLKTALLVALTSARRISDIQALSIDPPFLLTFQDKLVLKPDPSYLPKVAKTFHRSQEIILPTFFSNPSTPEEQKYHILDVKSSVKVH is encoded by the exons ataccaaaagtacctcagagtagcagtgacaatcaacggcgaGGTTCATCATTTCCAGTATACAGCCATGCCCTTCGCCCTTTCAACAGCACCGAggatcttcaccaagataatgctagag gatctaggctggataatcaataccgacaaatccagactcactccgctatcctgccaggcgttcttggggttccatctagactccgtatctcaaaagtgtctcctgcctcag ctacgagggaaagacgtcagaatcctttccgacaacaccaccacagtggcgtatctaaacaggcaaggaggcacgcgatcagagactctgatgtcttctgctacagaaatcctgaatctagcagaaagtcacctaacatcccttactgcactgcacataagaggggaaaacaaccagcaggcagacttcttaagtcaacacaccttgaaacaaggagagtggtgcctaaaccagcagatttttcgagatatagtatccctatggggtcaacctcaagtagatctcttcgccacaaggagaaacaaaaaagtccggaaatttgcctccctatctccagcggatcatccggacattctggacgctctccaagccccttggcagttcagtctagcatatgcttttccgccgatcatactgctaccccaagtcattcgcaaaatcagaaccgaaggagcgagggtgatacgaatagctccattctggcccaagagaccatggttctcgtggctgcaaaccatgtcggtctcagatccttgggtcctcccctcaacacccaatcttctcttccaaggtccgtttttccaccctcaagtggacagtctacatcttacggcctggaatttgagaggcagatgctaaaatcaagggggttctcggagggattgataaacacgctcctccagagtagaaaaccttccactacaaaaatttacacacaaatatggaagaaattcctacaattccatacatcttcaaatacgtcagaaattccgatacagtctatcctggaatttcttcaaaaagagagagaactaggtttaactgcaaacaccttaaaagttcatgtttccgcactaggagctctctatggccataacattgcggggaatagatgggtatcccgatttattacagcctgtgaacggataaatccagttaatatacctagagttcctccctgggatctaaatttagttttacaagccctaacagactctccattcgaaccaatagattcaataccaatcaagatcctgtcactaaaaacggccctcttggtagcactgacttcagccaggagaatcagtgacatccaagcactctctatagatccacctttcctgctaacttttcaggataagttggtccttaaaccagacccttcctaccttcccaaagtagctaagacattccataggtctcaggaaataatcttgcccactttcttcagtaatccttccactccGGAAGAACAAAAGTACCACATTCTAGACGTtaagagtagtgttaaagtacattga
- the LOC138645574 gene encoding uncharacterized protein isoform X2, whose amino-acid sequence MRYSKRQRTGRKPSLIPLFPFTGEPLRGDRLVKGGKRIGLQHGPLKRTDKEIPKVPQSSSDNQRRGSSFPVYSHALRPFNSTEDLHQDNARGSRLDNQYRQIQTHSAILPGVLGVPSRLRISKVSPASATRERRQNPFRQHHHSGVSKQARRHAIRDSDVFCYRNPESSRKSPNIPYCTAHKRGKQPAGRLLKSTHLETRRVVPKPADFSRYSIPMGSTSSRSLRHKEKQKSPEICLPISSGSSGHSGRSPSPLAVQSSICFSADHTATPSHSQNQNRRSEGDTNSSILAQETMVLVAANHVGLRSLGPPLNTQSSLPRSVFPPSSGQSTSYGLEFERQMLKSRGFSEGLINTLLQSRKPSTTKIYTQIWKKFLQFHTSSNTSEIPIQSILEFLQKERELGLTANTLKVHVSALGALYGHNIAGNRWVSRFITACERINPVNIPRVPPWDLNLVLQALTDSPFEPIDSIPIKILSLKTALLVALTSARRISDIQALSIDPPFLLTFQDKLVLKPDPSYLPKVAKTFHRSQEIILPTFFSNPSTPEEQKYHILDVKSSVKVH is encoded by the exons atgagatactcaaaaaggcaaaggacaggaagaaagccttccctgattcctctattcccttttacaggagagcctttaagaggagaccgtttggtaaaaggaggcaaacggataggtctacaacatggacCGCTAAAGAGGACagacaaagag ataccaaaagtacctcagagtagcagtgacaatcaacggcgaGGTTCATCATTTCCAGTATACAGCCATGCCCTTCGCCCTTTCAACAGCACCGAggatcttcaccaagataatgctagag gatctaggctggataatcaataccgacaaatccagactcactccgctatcctgccaggcgttcttggggttccatctagactccgtatctcaaaagtgtctcctgcctcag ctacgagggaaagacgtcagaatcctttccgacaacaccaccacagtggcgtatctaaacaggcaaggaggcacgcgatcagagactctgatgtcttctgctacagaaatcctgaatctagcagaaagtcacctaacatcccttactgcactgcacataagaggggaaaacaaccagcaggcagacttcttaagtcaacacaccttgaaacaaggagagtggtgcctaaaccagcagatttttcgagatatagtatccctatggggtcaacctcaagtagatctcttcgccacaaggagaaacaaaaaagtccggaaatttgcctccctatctccagcggatcatccggacattctggacgctctccaagccccttggcagttcagtctagcatatgcttttccgccgatcatactgctaccccaagtcattcgcaaaatcagaaccgaaggagcgagggtgatacgaatagctccattctggcccaagagaccatggttctcgtggctgcaaaccatgtcggtctcagatccttgggtcctcccctcaacacccaatcttctcttccaaggtccgtttttccaccctcaagtggacagtctacatcttacggcctggaatttgagaggcagatgctaaaatcaagggggttctcggagggattgataaacacgctcctccagagtagaaaaccttccactacaaaaatttacacacaaatatggaagaaattcctacaattccatacatcttcaaatacgtcagaaattccgatacagtctatcctggaatttcttcaaaaagagagagaactaggtttaactgcaaacaccttaaaagttcatgtttccgcactaggagctctctatggccataacattgcggggaatagatgggtatcccgatttattacagcctgtgaacggataaatccagttaatatacctagagttcctccctgggatctaaatttagttttacaagccctaacagactctccattcgaaccaatagattcaataccaatcaagatcctgtcactaaaaacggccctcttggtagcactgacttcagccaggagaatcagtgacatccaagcactctctatagatccacctttcctgctaacttttcaggataagttggtccttaaaccagacccttcctaccttcccaaagtagctaagacattccataggtctcaggaaataatcttgcccactttcttcagtaatccttccactccGGAAGAACAAAAGTACCACATTCTAGACGTtaagagtagtgttaaagtacattga
- the LOC138645578 gene encoding PAXIP1-associated glutamate-rich protein 1-like, which produces MEEASGEAEEKVTSGMESLAVKEEEEDEEEEAREGEEGQKEDEGEKVEEEDGDEQRRQEEDDDEEEDEDWCIPCSDDDLDETDGWMPAPEEIKRLYELIASEKTLPLQVDLLLRRPPTPEPDTLDEESDQEQEEEEEEDETPSIPTEFDFNDEPITPKNSLIDRRRTPGSSTRSQKREARMDKVLSDMKRHKKIEEQILKTGRDLFDMDPDSVPTPKRSSAIFPRQRKY; this is translated from the exons ATGGAGGAGGCGTCCGGAGAGGCCGAGGAGAAGGTGACGTCCGGCATGGAGTCGCTGGCTGTGAAGGAAgaagaggaagacgaggaggaggaggcgcgAGAGGGTGAGGAGGGGCAGAAGGAGGACGAAGGAGAgaaagtggaggaggaggacggagatgAGCAGCGGCGGCAGGAGGAAGATGacgacgaggaggaggacgaggactgGTGCATCCCCTGCAGTGACGACGACCTGGACGAGACGGACGGATGGATGCCGGCCCCCGAGGAGATCAAGCGCCTGTATGAGCTCATCGCCAGCGAGAAGACGCTGCCCCTGCAGGTGGACCTCCTGCTGCGCCGGCCGCCCACCCCCGAGCCGGACACTCTGGACGAGGAGTCAGACCAggagcaggaggaagaggaggaggaagatgagac GCCTTCCATCCCCACAGAGTTCGATTTCAATGATGAACCTATCACTCCGAAAAACTCATTGATTGACAGGCGGCGAACGCCCG GGAGCTCGACCCGCAGTCAGAAGAGAGAGGCTCGGATGGACAAGGTGCTGTCCGACATGAAGCGACACAAGAAGATCGAGGAGCAGATCCTGAAGACCGGCCGCGATCTGTTCGATATGGACCCGGACTCTGTGCCTACCCCAAAGCGCTCATCCGCCATCTTTCCTCGCCAGCGGAAGTACTGA